From Heptranchias perlo isolate sHepPer1 chromosome 8, sHepPer1.hap1, whole genome shotgun sequence, a single genomic window includes:
- the socs5a gene encoding suppressor of cytokine signaling 5a, translating into MDKVGKMWSNLKYRCQNLFVNEGGGRNENDLNCPSCSVGKNGSVHVGNLPQQGLRSPLNRHGTIPLVTDTCLNADRRNGNCVSDIPEIVEADLDKENEDLAAAPESRLVRRDSYSRHAPLGGKKKHPCSTKTQTSFETDKRFSRTRSGLQRRERRYGVSSIHDMDNSSNRTMTRPSIRQRFQETVGLCFPLRTLNKQSKSLFSSRRKILLSELMLEKCPFPAGSDLAQKWHLIKQHTAPVSSQSACWLETFDPTFVSTEDEEDRLRERRRLSIEEGVDPPPNALIHTFEATAQINQTYKLGPKLAPGMSELSGDNRAMTHGDWDSEEDTTTLCLQARKPKQRQVPGEILGHSARPGPWKVHTQIDYIHCLVPDLLQITSNPCYWGVMDRYEAEALLDGKPEGTFLLRDSAQEDYLFSVSFRRYNRSLHARIEQWNHNFSFDAHDPCVFHSSTVTGLLEHYKDPSSCMFFEPLLTVPLTRALPFSLQYICRAAICSCTTYDGIDALPLPSALQEYLKEYHYKQKVRVRWLEREPSKVK; encoded by the coding sequence ATGGATAAAGTTGGAAAGATGTGGAGCAATTTAAAATACAGATGTCAGAACCTTTTTGTTAATGAAGGTGGAGGCCGAAATGAAAATGACTTAAACTGTCCGAGCTGTTCTGTTGGCAAAAATGGAAGTGTGCATGTTGGTAATCTGCCTCAGCAAGGTTTAAGAAGTCCATTAAATAGACATGGAACTATACCATTGGTTACAGATACGTGTCTAAATGCAGACAGAAGAAATGGAAACTGTGTTTCTGACATCCCAGAGATTGTTGAAGCTGATTTAGATAAGGAGAATGAAGATTTGGCTGCTGCACCAGAGTCTCGTCTTGTTCGAAGAGACTCTTACTCCCGCCATGCTCCATTGGGTGGGAAAAAGAAACACCCTTGCTCCACAAAAACACAAACGTCATTTGAAACAGATAAACGCTTTAGTAGGACAAGGTCTGGGTTACAGAGGCGGGAAAGACGATATGGTGTAAGCTCCATACACGATATGGATAACTCTTCTAATAGGACTATGACACGACCATCTATACGCCAGCGTTTCCAAGAAACTGTAGGACTATGTTTTCCATTACGAACACTTAATAAACAGTCAAAGAGCTTATTCTCGAGCAGGAGAAAAATTCTGCTGTCTGAACTGATGCTTGAAAAATGTCCTTTTCCAGCTGGGTCAGACCTAGCCCAGAAATGGCATCTTATTAAGCAACACACTGCTCCTGTGAGCTCGCAGTCTGCCTGCTGGCTTGAGACATTTGATCCTACTTTTGTTTCTACGGAAGACGAGGAAGATCGGCTTCGGGAAAGACGAAGGCTCAGCATTGAAGAAGGGGTTGATCCTCCTCCCAATGCTCTTATACACACTTTTGAAGCCACTGCACAAATTAATCAAACATACAAGCTGGGACCAAAGTTAGCACCTGGGATGAGTGAGCTCTCAGGTGACAATCGTGCAATGACACATGGAGACTGGGACTCCGAAGAGGACACAACAACTCTCTGTCTCCAGGCACGCAAACCAAAACAGCGACAGGTGCCAGGAGAAATCCTTGGTCACTCTGCCAGACCTGGGCCCTGGAAAGTGCACACGCAAATTGATTACATTCATTGCCTGGTGCCAGACTTGCTTCAGATTACAAGTAACCCTTGTTACTGGGGAGTGATGGACCGTTACGAAGCTGAGGCGCTCCTTGATGGCAAGCCTGAAGGCACTTTTTTACTCAGGGACTCTGCACAGGAGGACTACCTCTTCTCTGTGAGCTTCCGCCGTTATAACCGCTCCTTGCATGCCAGGATAGAGCAGTGGAATCACAATTTTAGTTTTGATGCCCATGACCCCTGTGTTTTTCACTCCTCCACAGTAACTGGTCTCCTGGAACATTATAAGGATCCCAGCTCGTGCATGTTTTTTGAACCTTTGCTAACTGTTCCACTGACCAGGGCTCTTCCTTTCAGCCTGCAGTACATCTGCCGTGCAGCCATCTGCAGCTGTACAACATATGATGGAATAGATGCACTGCCCCTTCCCTCAGCTCTACAAGAGTATCTGAAAGAGTACCACTACAAACAGAAAGTAAGGGTGCGATGGTTAGAACGGGAACCATCAAAGGTCAAATGA